In bacterium, a single window of DNA contains:
- a CDS encoding FG-GAP-like repeat-containing protein has product MGSYKCILFLLIFLSSLFTATINARVVTFTRVTVGSGLNVPHGDWAGNIDGTSPKYELDIFATVAGSKTAVWYANTNKGATWSASNLIQTSSFYNYEIAGIDLNKNGIIDAVSTDDDVSATGLSYLFLHTNTGGGTFTTTDINSSGMSGLFRQMRFGDMEGDGDIDIIVTVNTNRFYTTQTGVGIYWYENTGNLNFTAHFIGFCNAWKIDCFDNDVPKDGHLDIVITECYHGNLDITANCKLILYKNNGSEGFSAYVIDNTLGPPNAASSSGGAGVRCADFDTDGLIDIVSGNASTGVFYWYKNTGGNNFQRYTIDANCPAIDGIDVGDFEPDGDMDVVVAGRNFWFRWYENDGSGNFTSHTISTDYQLFDLPYVSYFDGDSCPDIVLTESSSSGNIFAYLNPCPGGNVEETESKNENYLTFPSVVKGSSIKITFQIKNETDVEIEITDITGSVKDIILKRNNCTSGIYEALWNTGKKPAGIYFVTLKTGNNSVITKKITYIK; this is encoded by the coding sequence ATGGGATCATATAAGTGTATATTATTTTTGTTAATCTTTCTTTCATCACTATTCACAGCAACAATCAATGCAAGAGTGGTAACTTTTACAAGAGTAACCGTAGGAAGCGGATTGAATGTTCCTCATGGCGATTGGGCTGGGAACATAGATGGCACAAGCCCTAAATACGAGCTTGATATTTTTGCAACAGTTGCCGGGAGTAAGACGGCAGTTTGGTATGCAAATACTAATAAGGGAGCAACATGGTCAGCAAGTAATCTTATACAGACTTCTTCTTTTTATAACTACGAAATAGCAGGAATTGACCTTAATAAAAATGGGATTATAGATGCCGTGTCAACAGATGACGATGTAAGTGCTACAGGGTTATCATATCTTTTTCTTCACACGAATACCGGAGGAGGAACTTTTACAACAACAGACATTAACAGTAGCGGAATGAGCGGATTATTCAGGCAAATGAGATTTGGAGACATGGAAGGAGACGGAGACATAGATATAATAGTGACAGTCAACACTAACAGATTTTATACTACTCAGACAGGTGTTGGTATATATTGGTATGAAAATACGGGAAATTTGAATTTCACAGCTCATTTTATAGGGTTTTGTAATGCATGGAAAATAGATTGTTTTGATAATGATGTGCCAAAAGATGGACATCTTGATATAGTAATAACCGAATGCTATCACGGGAACCTTGATATAACGGCAAACTGCAAATTGATTTTATATAAGAATAATGGGAGTGAAGGTTTTAGTGCGTATGTAATAGACAATACGCTAGGTCCCCCCAATGCGGCATCTAGTAGTGGTGGAGCAGGAGTAAGATGTGCAGATTTTGATACGGATGGACTAATAGATATCGTTTCAGGAAATGCATCAACGGGAGTTTTTTACTGGTATAAAAATACCGGAGGGAATAACTTTCAAAGATATACAATAGATGCAAATTGCCCTGCTATTGATGGTATTGACGTTGGAGATTTTGAACCGGACGGTGATATGGATGTAGTGGTTGCAGGACGAAACTTTTGGTTTCGATGGTATGAAAATGATGGAAGTGGTAATTTTACAAGTCACACTATTTCCACCGACTATCAATTATTTGACCTCCCTTATGTGTCTTATTTTGATGGGGATAGTTGTCCTGACATAGTTTTAACAGAATCTTCTTCCAGTGGAAATATATTTGCTTACCTTAATCCATGTCCCGGAGGGAACGTAGAGGAGACAGAGTCTAAAAATGAAAACTACTTAACTTTTCCATCCGTTGTAAAAGGCTCTTCTATAAAAATAACATTTCAGATAAAAAACGAGACAGATGTCGAGATTGAGATAACAGATATTACAGGTAGTGTTAAAGATATAATTTTGAAAAGAAATAATTGCACCTCAGGGATTTACGAAGCTTTATGGAATACCGGCAAGAAACCTGCCGGGATATACTTTGTAACATTAAAAACAGGAAATAATTCTGTAATAACAAAGAAAATTACATA
- the ribD gene encoding bifunctional diaminohydroxyphosphoribosylaminopyrimidine deaminase/5-amino-6-(5-phosphoribosylamino)uracil reductase RibD, which translates to MPINYIRETIKLAKLGGKTSPNPMVGAIIVKNGKIIGKGYHKGKGTLHAEVVAIRSAKSSLKGAVLYVNLEPCCHWGTTPPCTKAIIKAGIKEVHTSIIDPAKWVNGKGVRELKRAGIKVIIGECAKEAEKLNETYLKYMRTGLPFVIMKAAITLDGKIAGATKNKEWISNPKTRVFVHKLRANVDAILVGSTTINYDNPELTVRLVKGKNPKKIILSSDLSIPRNAKILGDNCTIATTNKNKSIPGTEIWRFPGSKVDLLALLQKTAENNIQSILIEGGKEVFTQAISGKIVDKVYFIIAPKLIGMGVPVIGDLGIKQIKDSIHLNSIRFRTFDDNIVLEGYI; encoded by the coding sequence ATGCCTATAAATTACATCCGGGAAACAATTAAACTTGCAAAACTTGGAGGAAAAACTTCCCCTAACCCTATGGTAGGCGCTATTATAGTAAAAAATGGTAAAATAATCGGAAAAGGGTATCATAAAGGGAAGGGAACTCTCCACGCGGAAGTAGTTGCTATCCGTAGTGCAAAATCAAGCCTTAAGGGGGCTGTATTATATGTAAATTTAGAGCCCTGCTGTCACTGGGGAACCACTCCGCCCTGCACAAAAGCTATAATAAAAGCAGGAATTAAAGAGGTTCATACCTCCATAATTGACCCTGCTAAATGGGTAAATGGAAAAGGAGTTAGGGAACTAAAACGGGCAGGAATAAAAGTAATTATCGGTGAATGTGCAAAAGAAGCAGAAAAATTAAATGAAACTTACTTAAAATATATGCGAACGGGATTGCCCTTCGTTATAATGAAAGCCGCAATAACTCTGGATGGTAAAATCGCAGGGGCTACAAAAAATAAGGAATGGATAAGTAATCCAAAAACAAGAGTGTTTGTCCACAAACTAAGAGCTAACGTAGATGCCATTTTAGTAGGCAGTACTACTATAAATTATGATAACCCGGAACTTACCGTAAGATTGGTCAAAGGGAAGAATCCCAAAAAAATTATTCTCTCTTCTGACTTGTCTATACCACGAAATGCAAAAATATTGGGAGATAACTGCACAATAGCTACCACAAATAAGAACAAATCTATCCCGGGCACAGAAATATGGAGATTCCCGGGAAGTAAAGTAGATTTACTCGCTTTATTGCAAAAAACAGCCGAAAATAATATCCAGAGTATACTTATAGAAGGCGGGAAAGAAGTATTTACCCAGGCGATATCCGGTAAAATAGTAGATAAAGTGTATTTTATTATTGCGCCAAAACTCATTGGTATGGGAGTCCCGGTTATAGGGGATCTCGGAATAAAACAGATCAAAGACAGTATACACTTGAACTCTATAAGATTCAGAACATTTGATGACAATATAGTCCTTGAAGGCTATATATAA
- the pyrB gene encoding aspartate carbamoyltransferase, translated as MKLQNVVHSQQFDIKTLDELFAMAREMEIIAKNGSNLLTGKIMGTLFYEPSTRTRMSFESAMLKLGGNVISTENAKEFSSATKGETVEDTIRVMEGYVDVIVMRHYREGSAERAAQTTHIPFINAGDGTGQHPTQALLDLYTIQKELGKINGISIAMVGDLAHGRTVRSLAYLLAKYKGIKIYFVAPKSVKMNQDIKMYLKKHKIEFIEEDSLKIVAPKVDVIYQTRIQRERFVEKENLEEYEEAHGKYIIDNSILDIMKSNSIIMHPLPRAGEIRKEVDSDPRAAYFRQAQNGLYLRMALLKALLVG; from the coding sequence ATGAAATTACAGAATGTAGTTCACTCGCAGCAATTTGATATTAAAACACTGGATGAATTATTTGCTATGGCAAGAGAAATGGAAATAATAGCAAAGAATGGAAGCAATTTATTAACCGGTAAAATAATGGGAACGTTATTTTATGAACCAAGCACCAGAACAAGAATGTCTTTTGAATCGGCAATGTTAAAACTCGGCGGGAATGTAATATCAACGGAAAATGCCAAGGAGTTTTCATCCGCGACTAAAGGCGAAACAGTTGAAGACACAATTAGAGTAATGGAAGGGTACGTAGATGTAATTGTAATGAGACATTATCGTGAAGGCTCGGCAGAAAGAGCGGCGCAAACAACTCATATCCCCTTTATAAATGCCGGCGATGGCACGGGACAACATCCAACTCAGGCATTACTTGACTTATATACAATACAAAAAGAACTTGGTAAAATAAATGGCATATCTATAGCTATGGTAGGCGACCTTGCGCACGGAAGAACCGTTCGTTCACTCGCATATCTTTTAGCAAAATACAAGGGAATTAAAATCTATTTCGTTGCTCCTAAAAGCGTAAAAATGAACCAGGACATAAAAATGTATCTTAAGAAACATAAAATAGAATTTATAGAAGAAGATTCATTAAAAATAGTAGCACCAAAAGTTGATGTAATATACCAGACACGAATACAAAGAGAAAGGTTTGTAGAAAAAGAGAACCTTGAGGAATACGAAGAAGCTCACGGGAAATACATAATTGATAACTCCATTCTGGATATTATGAAATCAAATTCTATAATTATGCATCCGCTTCCAAGAGCAGGTGAAATAAGGAAAGAAGTAGATTCCGACCCACGCGCCGCATATTTTAGACAGGCACAAAACGGGCTATATCTTAGAATGGCACTGCTGAAAGCATTACTCGTAGGATAA
- a CDS encoding S41 family peptidase: protein MKKKLFIALIISGTLGAFSLWALPQTGNLLQLLRTFTQVLKLVEENYVQQVKTDDLFQNAIKGMLSKLDPHSNYLDPKLYKELKIHSEGKYGGLGFQFGIIKNHPTIISPMEGTPAYRAGLQAGDVITKIDGISTKGMGDDESMSKMRGKPGTKVTLTIARENAGAPFDLTITRDFIKIKNIPYAGLIGTDIGYIRLLSFSENVGEDVRKAIDSLVSVGAKKFILDLRLNPGGLLDEAVKVSENFLPQGKLIVSTKGRNPQMNRDYYSTKPSKITGHPLVILVDKGSASASEIVAGAIQDQDAGLIAGDTTFGKGSVQTVVQIVQQTDTGAIKLTTARYYTPCGKCIDMADTSEFIIRNPTLGKKYTTLGSLARELTSSGAIIPDLVLKEPPTVAPLIIKIYKENLIFQQFALKYTKSHPKLTEDFKIDDVALAEFQTYIKTKDIKFTDAEFDSAKPDLQKLLRQMIATEKWGTRGGYYVSLQQDIWVKDICELLNKSDSQTELFKIGGVK from the coding sequence ATGAAGAAAAAACTATTCATTGCATTAATAATCAGCGGAACATTAGGAGCTTTTTCCTTATGGGCATTGCCGCAAACAGGGAATTTATTGCAATTACTAAGAACCTTCACACAGGTTTTGAAATTAGTAGAGGAGAACTACGTTCAGCAAGTAAAAACCGATGATTTGTTTCAAAATGCAATTAAAGGAATGTTATCAAAATTAGACCCGCATTCTAATTACTTAGACCCAAAACTTTACAAGGAATTGAAAATTCATTCTGAAGGTAAATATGGAGGATTGGGATTCCAGTTCGGCATAATAAAAAATCATCCGACGATTATTTCCCCAATGGAAGGGACACCTGCATATAGAGCAGGTTTACAAGCAGGGGATGTAATAACAAAAATAGATGGTATCTCCACTAAGGGTATGGGAGATGATGAGTCAATGAGCAAAATGCGCGGAAAACCCGGAACAAAAGTAACTCTCACGATAGCAAGAGAAAACGCAGGCGCTCCTTTTGACCTGACAATTACAAGAGATTTTATAAAGATAAAAAATATTCCTTATGCCGGACTTATTGGAACTGATATAGGATACATACGTTTATTAAGTTTTTCCGAAAATGTAGGGGAAGATGTAAGAAAAGCTATTGATTCATTAGTCTCAGTTGGAGCTAAGAAATTTATCCTGGATTTAAGACTTAATCCGGGCGGACTTCTTGATGAAGCAGTTAAAGTGTCCGAGAATTTCCTCCCCCAAGGGAAACTTATTGTATCCACTAAAGGAAGAAATCCTCAAATGAACCGTGATTATTATAGTACAAAACCATCAAAAATCACGGGACACCCGTTGGTTATTCTTGTAGATAAAGGGTCTGCTTCTGCATCAGAAATCGTAGCAGGCGCCATACAAGACCAGGACGCAGGACTTATCGCCGGGGATACGACTTTTGGGAAAGGTTCGGTTCAGACAGTTGTACAAATTGTACAACAGACAGACACAGGTGCCATAAAATTAACTACTGCAAGATATTATACTCCTTGTGGAAAATGCATTGATATGGCAGATACTTCAGAATTTATTATACGAAATCCTACTCTTGGTAAAAAATATACTACCTTAGGTTCACTTGCAAGAGAATTAACATCATCGGGAGCAATAATCCCTGATTTAGTGTTAAAAGAACCACCTACTGTTGCTCCACTTATTATAAAAATATATAAAGAGAACTTAATTTTCCAGCAATTTGCCTTAAAATATACCAAATCACATCCAAAACTTACAGAAGACTTTAAAATTGATGATGTTGCTTTAGCAGAATTTCAAACATATATAAAAACTAAGGACATAAAGTTTACCGATGCTGAATTTGATTCCGCAAAACCTGATTTACAAAAACTACTAAGACAGATGATTGCGACTGAAAAATGGGGAACAAGAGGCGGATATTATGTATCTTTACAACAAGATATTTGGGTTAAAGATATCTGTGAACTTCTGAATAAATCAGATTCACAAACAGAATTATTTAAAATCGGAGGGGTAAAATGA
- the tmk gene encoding dTMP kinase, with the protein MKKSLFISFEGIEGCGKTTQAKRLFKYLVTQGYKCILTQEPGGTGISKKIREILLDKENKKLTPIAELFLYLADRAQHTEEVVLPALKSNKIVITDRSIDSTIAYQGGGREISVETIKTLNHFVTKGITPNITILLDIEPEKGLARIKNKDRMELEKIKFYKKVREVYINIAKKEPKRVKTINGNLKIEEIELEIRKFIQNQLSLQTEGGQAK; encoded by the coding sequence GTGAAAAAAAGCTTATTCATATCTTTTGAAGGGATAGAAGGTTGCGGTAAAACCACTCAGGCGAAAAGACTTTTTAAATATCTGGTAACCCAAGGTTATAAATGCATCCTGACACAGGAACCGGGCGGGACGGGAATTTCAAAAAAAATACGGGAAATCTTACTTGATAAAGAGAATAAAAAGTTGACCCCTATTGCAGAACTTTTTCTTTATCTCGCAGATAGGGCGCAACATACGGAAGAAGTTGTATTGCCGGCACTTAAAAGTAATAAAATAGTAATTACGGATAGGTCTATAGATTCGACTATTGCATATCAGGGAGGCGGGCGGGAAATTTCAGTGGAGACAATTAAAACTCTCAATCACTTCGTAACTAAAGGAATTACGCCAAATATAACCATACTTCTTGATATAGAGCCCGAAAAAGGACTTGCACGAATAAAAAACAAAGATAGAATGGAACTTGAAAAAATAAAATTTTATAAAAAAGTCAGGGAAGTTTATATTAATATTGCCAAAAAGGAACCGAAAAGAGTAAAAACTATAAACGGAAACTTAAAAATAGAAGAAATAGAATTGGAAATAAGAAAATTCATACAGAACCAGTTATCCCTCCAAACAGAAGGCGGGCAGGCAAAATGA
- a CDS encoding inositol-3-phosphate synthase — MGKIRVGIIGVGNCASSLVQGVHFYKNKKTGRIPGIMHLKFGPYSIEDIEFSCAIDIDRNKVGKDLGEAIYASPNNTFRFCDVPKLGVPVLRGMAHDGIGKYLAPIVKKAPGATADIIRAFKETKTDVVINYLPVGSEEATKWYVEQVLQSGKIGFINCIPVFIASSKYWQERFRKAGCPIVGDDIKSQVGSTIVHRVLTNLFNDRAVELLRTYQLNVGGNTDFLNMLERDRLESKKISKTQAVTSQIPYKIDEENIHVGPSDYVPWLKDRKFAFIRLEGRTFGDVPLNIELKMEVWDSPNSAGVVIDALRACKIALDAGLAGEIVEPSSYFMKSPPVQFPDDMARQKVEEFIKKNGKKEKSK, encoded by the coding sequence ATGGGTAAAATAAGAGTAGGGATAATAGGTGTTGGCAATTGCGCATCAAGTTTAGTCCAAGGTGTTCATTTCTATAAAAATAAAAAAACAGGTCGTATTCCAGGCATTATGCACCTGAAATTTGGACCTTACTCAATAGAAGACATAGAATTTTCCTGCGCAATAGATATAGATAGAAATAAAGTAGGCAAAGACTTAGGGGAAGCAATTTATGCTAGCCCAAATAATACTTTTAGATTCTGCGACGTTCCAAAACTTGGAGTTCCCGTTTTAAGAGGAATGGCGCATGATGGTATCGGTAAATATCTTGCACCTATAGTGAAAAAAGCGCCCGGCGCAACGGCAGATATTATAAGAGCTTTCAAAGAAACTAAAACAGACGTAGTAATAAACTACCTACCCGTAGGTTCGGAAGAAGCCACTAAGTGGTATGTAGAACAGGTATTACAGTCGGGGAAAATAGGTTTTATCAACTGTATCCCGGTATTCATTGCAAGTTCAAAATACTGGCAGGAAAGATTCAGAAAAGCCGGTTGTCCCATAGTAGGAGACGATATAAAATCTCAAGTCGGCTCAACTATAGTTCATAGAGTTCTCACTAATTTATTCAACGACCGTGCAGTAGAACTATTAAGAACATACCAATTGAACGTAGGCGGAAATACAGACTTCTTAAATATGCTTGAGCGAGATAGACTTGAATCAAAAAAGATTAGCAAAACACAGGCAGTTACTTCACAAATACCTTATAAAATAGATGAAGAGAATATCCACGTAGGTCCATCTGACTATGTCCCCTGGCTAAAAGACAGAAAATTTGCCTTTATAAGACTAGAGGGAAGAACCTTTGGTGATGTTCCATTAAATATAGAATTAAAAATGGAAGTATGGGATTCGCCAAACTCAGCAGGCGTAGTAATAGACGCACTAAGAGCATGCAAAATCGCTTTAGATGCAGGACTTGCAGGGGAAATCGTAGAGCCGTCAAGTTACTTTATGAAATCACCACCGGTCCAATTCCCTGATGATATGGCAAGACAAAAGGTGGAAGAGTTTATAAAAAAGAACGGCAAAAAAGAAAAAAGTAAGTGA